The following coding sequences lie in one Cupriavidus sp. WKF15 genomic window:
- a CDS encoding porin has protein sequence MQKQYKPAMKLAAIAATLLSGTAMAQSSVTLYGQADMFVGGFKDVGGASRAWVANSGGMQTSYWGIKGTEDLGSGNKAIFDLNGFFRTDSGKMGRFDGDAMFTRNAYVGLQNDKYGTVKLGRNTTPYFISTILFNPLVDSYVFSPMVFHTYLVSPTNSIPGKLNDPGIIGDSGWNNSVLYSTPNFGGLTANVIYSFGEQPGKTSENKWGGNLMYFNGPFAATLAYQQVKFNIQPVGDLFVPTGFDRQDAVQGGITYDFQVVKLFAQGQYIKTRINGAGNGGDLKHTNGQVGVSVPVGAGSVLVSYAYDKTKNDVTDFKRNTAAIAYDYNLSKRTDVYAAYYYDKRNDMEHGDTFGVGMRHKF, from the coding sequence ATGCAGAAGCAGTACAAGCCGGCAATGAAGCTGGCAGCGATCGCGGCTACCCTTCTTTCCGGCACGGCCATGGCACAGTCCAGCGTGACGCTGTACGGCCAGGCCGATATGTTTGTCGGCGGCTTCAAGGACGTGGGCGGCGCGAGCCGCGCATGGGTCGCCAACTCGGGCGGCATGCAGACGTCGTACTGGGGCATCAAGGGTACGGAAGACCTGGGCAGCGGCAACAAGGCCATCTTCGACCTGAACGGCTTCTTCCGCACGGACTCGGGCAAGATGGGCCGCTTCGACGGCGACGCCATGTTCACGCGCAACGCCTACGTCGGCCTGCAGAACGACAAGTACGGTACCGTCAAGCTGGGCCGCAACACTACGCCCTACTTCATCTCGACCATCCTGTTCAACCCGCTGGTCGATTCGTACGTGTTCTCGCCGATGGTCTTCCACACGTACCTGGTCTCGCCGACGAACTCGATTCCCGGCAAGCTGAACGACCCGGGCATCATCGGCGATTCGGGCTGGAACAACTCGGTGCTGTACAGCACGCCTAACTTCGGCGGCCTCACCGCCAACGTGATCTATTCGTTCGGCGAGCAACCCGGCAAGACCAGCGAGAACAAGTGGGGCGGCAACCTGATGTACTTCAACGGCCCGTTCGCAGCCACGCTGGCCTACCAGCAGGTCAAGTTCAACATCCAGCCGGTGGGTGACCTGTTCGTGCCGACCGGCTTCGACAGGCAAGACGCCGTCCAGGGCGGCATCACGTACGATTTCCAGGTGGTCAAGCTGTTCGCGCAGGGCCAGTACATCAAGACCCGCATCAACGGCGCCGGCAACGGCGGCGACCTCAAGCACACCAACGGCCAGGTCGGCGTTTCGGTGCCGGTAGGCGCGGGCAGCGTGCTGGTCTCGTACGCCTACGACAAGACCAAGAATGACGTGACCGACTTCAAGCGCAACACCGCGGCCATCGCCTACGACTACAATCTGTCCAAGCGTACCGACGTCTACGCGGCGTACTATTACGACAAGCGCAACGACATGGAACACGGCGACACGTTTGGCGTTGGCATGCGCCACAAGTTCTGA
- a CDS encoding DUF4136 domain-containing protein has protein sequence MALAGAMLLTGCASTVVTDVTAFRQPGWQNDAPRTYSFERTPEQAAQLERQTYEQWLASALAGIGFEQVPDKQARYRVSMEYNAAPGMVRVAETVYPDPWYGPWGPYWGPYGYYRPWGPWGWPGYWPPQTVVRDVPVTFASLNVYFKDAKTGQRVYQVSAQNQTESGNPAAMMPYLIRSAFTEFPGESGRPRRVTLPVDEGSAAAAPADAKPAPK, from the coding sequence ATGGCGCTGGCCGGCGCCATGCTGCTGACTGGCTGTGCCAGCACGGTGGTGACCGATGTCACCGCCTTCCGGCAGCCGGGCTGGCAGAACGACGCGCCGCGCACCTACAGCTTCGAGCGCACGCCCGAGCAGGCGGCCCAGCTCGAGCGCCAGACCTATGAGCAATGGCTGGCCAGCGCGCTGGCCGGGATCGGCTTCGAGCAGGTGCCCGACAAGCAGGCGCGCTACCGCGTGAGCATGGAGTACAACGCGGCGCCCGGCATGGTGCGCGTGGCGGAAACGGTCTACCCGGACCCGTGGTATGGCCCGTGGGGACCGTACTGGGGACCGTACGGCTACTACCGGCCGTGGGGCCCATGGGGCTGGCCTGGCTACTGGCCACCCCAGACCGTCGTGCGCGACGTGCCGGTGACCTTCGCCAGCCTGAACGTATATTTCAAGGATGCGAAGACCGGACAGCGTGTCTACCAGGTGAGCGCGCAGAACCAGACCGAGAGCGGCAACCCCGCGGCGATGATGCCGTACCTGATCCGCAGCGCCTTCACGGAGTTTCCGGGCGAGAGCGGCAGGCCCCGGCGCGTGACCTTGCCGGTCGATGAGGGCTCGGCTGCGGCGGCTCCGGCGGATGCAAAACCGGCCCCCAAGTAG
- a CDS encoding GntR family transcriptional regulator, whose translation MSKSLKLIAGVADAALTEQKSEKPARKGSVEERMYHEIYDAIMEHRLPPRTKLTEHSLCEIYATARHTVRKVLSHLAADGMVDLEPNRGAFIASPSTDEAHDMFELRQMMERAVLDKLAAMPDVKTVIAPLRKMVASERQAFLTHDRPTWIRLSAEFHTALAELSGNALLVNMMRRLVSRTTLMIASVEAPGNNACSFDEHEEILDALEQGDAALAQSRMAHHLGACADRVQPDDPGAFDLRSVLGRST comes from the coding sequence ATGTCCAAGAGCCTGAAGCTGATTGCCGGTGTCGCCGACGCCGCCCTGACCGAACAGAAATCCGAGAAGCCCGCACGCAAGGGCTCGGTCGAGGAGCGCATGTATCACGAGATCTACGACGCGATCATGGAGCACCGGCTGCCGCCGCGCACCAAGCTGACCGAGCATTCGCTTTGCGAGATCTATGCCACGGCACGGCACACGGTACGCAAGGTGCTGTCGCACCTGGCCGCTGACGGCATGGTGGACCTCGAACCCAACCGCGGCGCCTTTATCGCCAGCCCGTCCACCGACGAGGCGCACGACATGTTCGAACTGCGCCAGATGATGGAACGCGCCGTGCTCGACAAGCTCGCCGCCATGCCCGACGTGAAGACCGTGATCGCGCCGCTGCGCAAGATGGTGGCCAGCGAGCGCCAGGCCTTCCTCACGCACGACCGTCCTACCTGGATCCGCCTGTCGGCCGAGTTCCACACCGCGCTGGCCGAGCTGTCCGGCAACGCGTTGCTGGTCAACATGATGCGCCGGCTGGTCTCGCGCACCACGCTGATGATCGCCAGCGTGGAAGCGCCCGGCAATAACGCGTGCTCGTTCGACGAGCACGAGGAAATCCTCGACGCACTGGAACAGGGCGATGCCGCGCTGGCCCAGTCGCGCATGGCGCACCACCTCGGCGCCTGCGCCGACCGCGTACAGCCCGACGATCCGGGCGCCTTCGATCTTCGCAGCGTGCTGGGCCGCTCCACCTAG
- the pepN gene encoding aminopeptidase N: MLRTDTPVTVYRKDYTPPAFTIDHVELVLDLDPQRTIVTSTLRFARHAAAAADAPLVLAGEDLELIGVSVDGKPVANATQQAGTLTLPGLPAQGTLEITAACQPAANTSLSGLYVSNGNFFTQCEAEGFRRITYFLDRPDVMATYRVTLRADRAACPVLLSNGNLVSERELPGGRHEAVWEDPFRKPSYLFALVAGKLERIEERIQSASGKDKLLQVWVEARDLDKTRHAMDSLIHAIRWDEQRFGLELDLDRFMIVAVGDFNMGAMENKGLNIFNTKYVLANAQTATDVDFANIEAVVGHEYFHNWTGNRVTCRDWFQLSLKEGLTVFRDQEFSADMMGSESGRAVKRIEDVRVLRQVQFPEDAGPMAHPVRPDSYEEINNFYTVTVYEKGAEVVRMYQTLLGRDGFRKGMDLYFQRHDGQAVACDDFRAAMADANGRDLTQFGLWYSQAGTPVVTARTAWNADDGSLTLSLSQRCPKVGIETRAGTPEKQPFHIPFAIGLLGADGHDLPLQLEGEAAAGATTRVLDFTQAEQTFRFINLPRGAAAPLPSLLRNFSAPVIVDAEYTDAQLTFLLAHDSDAFNRWEAGQRLATRALLQLVADVQAGRDLKLDPALVSAMRTVLNDDRLSPAFREQALVLPSEAYLAERMGVADPAAIHLARQFMRAGLAHALQADWLAAYEANATPGAYSPDADSASRRALRNLALGYLVESGSDAMLQLAGEQYQKADNMTDRFAALSALVNSFAPGREAALADFYERFEDDALVIDKWFSLQGMQRGEVGPHAGKRTIDTVRALMEHPAFNLRNPNRARALIFSFCSGNPAQFHAADGSGYRFWADQVLALDAINPQVAARLARVLDRWQKYEPALRERMRAELERVSASASLSRDVREIVGKSLAT; this comes from the coding sequence ATGCTGCGCACCGATACGCCCGTTACCGTCTATCGCAAGGACTATACCCCGCCCGCCTTCACCATCGACCACGTCGAACTGGTTCTGGACCTGGATCCGCAACGCACCATCGTGACCAGCACGCTGCGCTTCGCGCGCCATGCGGCCGCGGCCGCCGACGCGCCGCTGGTGCTCGCCGGCGAGGATCTCGAACTGATCGGCGTGAGCGTGGATGGCAAACCCGTTGCCAACGCTACCCAGCAGGCGGGCACGCTGACGCTGCCCGGCCTGCCCGCGCAGGGAACGCTGGAGATCACCGCGGCCTGCCAGCCGGCGGCCAACACCTCGCTGTCGGGGCTCTACGTCTCGAACGGCAACTTCTTCACGCAGTGCGAAGCCGAGGGCTTCCGCCGCATCACCTATTTCCTGGACCGGCCCGATGTCATGGCCACCTACCGCGTGACGCTGCGCGCCGACCGCGCGGCCTGTCCGGTGCTGCTGTCCAACGGCAACCTCGTCAGCGAACGCGAACTGCCTGGCGGCCGCCACGAAGCGGTGTGGGAAGACCCGTTCCGCAAGCCGTCGTACCTGTTCGCGCTGGTGGCCGGCAAGCTCGAGCGCATCGAGGAACGCATCCAGTCCGCCTCCGGCAAGGACAAGCTGCTGCAGGTCTGGGTCGAGGCGCGCGACCTCGACAAGACCCGCCACGCCATGGATTCGCTGATCCATGCGATCCGCTGGGACGAGCAGCGCTTCGGGCTGGAACTGGACCTGGACCGCTTCATGATCGTCGCCGTCGGCGACTTCAACATGGGCGCGATGGAGAACAAGGGCCTGAACATCTTCAACACGAAATACGTGCTGGCCAATGCGCAGACCGCCACCGATGTCGACTTCGCCAATATCGAGGCCGTGGTCGGCCACGAGTACTTCCACAACTGGACCGGCAACCGCGTGACCTGCCGCGACTGGTTCCAGCTCTCGCTCAAGGAAGGCCTGACCGTGTTCCGCGACCAGGAATTCTCGGCCGACATGATGGGCTCGGAATCGGGCCGCGCGGTCAAGCGCATCGAAGACGTGCGCGTGCTGCGCCAGGTGCAGTTCCCCGAAGACGCCGGCCCCATGGCGCACCCGGTGCGCCCGGACAGCTACGAGGAAATCAACAACTTCTACACCGTCACGGTGTACGAGAAAGGCGCCGAAGTCGTACGCATGTACCAGACCCTGCTGGGCCGCGACGGCTTCCGCAAGGGCATGGACCTGTACTTCCAGCGCCACGACGGCCAGGCCGTTGCCTGCGATGATTTCCGTGCCGCGATGGCGGATGCCAATGGCCGCGACCTCACGCAGTTCGGCCTCTGGTACAGCCAGGCCGGCACCCCGGTAGTCACCGCGCGCACGGCATGGAACGCCGATGATGGCAGCCTGACGCTGAGCTTGTCGCAGCGTTGCCCGAAGGTCGGGATCGAAACGCGCGCCGGCACGCCCGAGAAGCAGCCCTTCCACATCCCGTTCGCGATCGGCCTGCTCGGCGCCGATGGCCATGACCTGCCGCTGCAGCTCGAAGGCGAGGCCGCGGCCGGCGCCACCACGCGCGTGCTCGATTTCACTCAGGCCGAGCAGACCTTCCGCTTTATCAACCTGCCGCGCGGCGCGGCGGCGCCGCTGCCGTCGCTGCTGCGCAATTTCTCGGCACCGGTCATCGTCGATGCCGAATACACGGACGCCCAGCTCACGTTCCTGCTGGCCCACGACAGCGACGCGTTCAACCGCTGGGAAGCCGGCCAGCGCCTGGCCACGCGCGCGCTGCTGCAACTCGTGGCCGACGTGCAGGCCGGCCGCGACCTGAAGCTCGATCCGGCGCTGGTCAGTGCCATGCGCACCGTGCTCAATGACGACCGCCTGAGCCCCGCGTTCCGCGAGCAGGCCCTGGTACTGCCGTCCGAAGCCTATCTGGCCGAGCGCATGGGCGTGGCCGACCCGGCCGCCATCCACCTGGCGCGCCAGTTCATGCGCGCGGGCCTGGCCCATGCGCTGCAGGCCGACTGGCTGGCGGCCTACGAGGCTAACGCCACGCCGGGCGCGTACAGCCCGGATGCTGACTCGGCTTCTCGCCGCGCGCTGCGCAACCTGGCGCTCGGCTACCTGGTCGAGAGCGGCAGCGACGCCATGCTGCAGCTGGCCGGCGAGCAGTACCAGAAGGCCGACAACATGACCGACCGCTTTGCCGCACTCTCGGCGCTGGTCAACAGTTTCGCGCCGGGACGCGAAGCGGCGCTCGCCGACTTCTATGAACGCTTCGAGGATGATGCGCTGGTCATCGACAAATGGTTCTCGCTACAGGGCATGCAGCGCGGCGAGGTCGGCCCGCACGCCGGCAAGCGCACCATCGACACCGTGCGCGCGCTGATGGAGCACCCCGCCTTCAACCTGCGCAACCCGAACCGCGCCCGCGCGCTGATCTTCAGCTTCTGCTCGGGCAACCCCGCGCAGTTCCATGCGGCGGACGGTTCCGGCTACCGCTTCTGGGCCGACCAGGTGCTGGCGCTCGATGCGATCAACCCGCAGGTCGCGGCGCGACTGGCACGTGTCCTGGATCGCTGGCAGAAGTACGAGCCGGCCTTGCGCGAACGCATGCGCGCGGAACTGGAGCGTGTGTCGGCATCGGCCTCGCTGTCGCGCGACGTGCGCGAGATCGTCGGCAAGTCGCTCGCCACCTGA
- the uraD gene encoding 2-oxo-4-hydroxy-4-carboxy-5-ureidoimidazoline decarboxylase, which produces MSQTYSIAQLNAMPAAEFVTVLGGLYEHSPWFAEAAAAQRPFANVAELAGALRKAVDEAGTDAQVKLVRAHPELAGKAAVRGELTAESTREQSGAGLNLCTPEEFERLQSLNANYNQKFGFPFILAVRGYDRAGIINEFARRIDNTPEAELQTCINQIHRIAQFRLDDLVSG; this is translated from the coding sequence ATGAGCCAGACCTACTCCATCGCCCAACTCAATGCCATGCCCGCCGCCGAATTCGTGACGGTGCTGGGTGGCCTGTATGAACACTCGCCGTGGTTCGCCGAAGCCGCCGCGGCGCAGCGCCCGTTCGCGAACGTGGCGGAACTGGCCGGCGCACTGCGCAAGGCCGTGGATGAAGCGGGCACCGACGCGCAGGTCAAACTGGTGCGTGCCCACCCGGAGCTGGCCGGCAAGGCCGCGGTGCGCGGCGAGCTGACGGCCGAGTCCACGCGCGAACAGAGCGGCGCGGGCCTGAATCTTTGCACGCCCGAAGAATTCGAGCGACTGCAGTCGCTCAATGCGAACTACAACCAGAAGTTCGGCTTCCCGTTCATCCTGGCCGTACGCGGCTATGACCGCGCCGGCATCATCAACGAGTTTGCCCGCCGCATCGACAACACGCCTGAAGCGGAGTTGCAAACTTGCATCAACCAGATCCATCGCATTGCGCAGTTCCGCCTTGACGACTTAGTATCCGGCTGA
- a CDS encoding NADP-dependent malic enzyme: MSSKTSGDAPQHAPNSPEAQLRLAALEYHRSPTKGKIQVTATKALSNQRDLSLAYSPGVAYACEEIAKDPATAAEYTSRANLVAVVTNGTAVLGLGDIGPLAGKPVMEGKGCLFKKFAGIDVFDIELDARDPDKIVEIVAALEPTLGGVNLEDIKAPECFYIEQKLRERMNIPVFHDDQHGTAIISTAALLNGLKVVGKDVATVKLAVSGAGAAAIACLDTMVSLGVKRENISVVDSKGVIYVGRDANMEPNKARYAQDTSARTLADIVKGADVFLGCSTAGVLTAEMVKTMADKPIILALANPEPEIRPEVAKAARPDCIIATGRSDYPNQVNNVLCFPYIFRGALDCGATKITEAMKLACVKAIAELAEAELNDAVAAAYGGRELKFGPDYIIPTPFDQRLIEKIAPAVAKAAEESGVATRPIKDLDAYRQQLSTYVYHTGMIMKPVFSAAKASPKRVAYAEGEEERVLRAVQGVVDEGLARPTLIGRPHVIQMRIEKAGLRLKAGVDFDLVNPEEDPRYRAYHEAYHALRGRDGVTPDMAKVALRRSNTLIGTMLMHMGDADALLCGTVGRFEAHLEHVRDVIGLAPGAKVFAALNALMLEKHTLFITDAFVNEDPTADELAAITQLAAEEIRRFGLHPKVALMSHSMFGSSSRPSARKMREAAEILARVAPDLEVEGEMQGDAALDEDVRRHFLPSTKLAGSANLLVMPTLDAANIAFNLLKITGGQGVTVGPILLGAAKPVHILNPQATTRRIVNMTAVAVAEANASALLR, encoded by the coding sequence ATGAGCAGCAAGACCAGCGGTGATGCACCGCAACATGCCCCGAACAGTCCTGAAGCGCAATTGCGCCTCGCTGCGCTGGAATACCACCGCAGTCCCACCAAGGGAAAGATCCAGGTAACCGCGACCAAGGCGCTGTCCAACCAGCGCGACCTGTCGCTGGCGTATTCGCCGGGCGTGGCCTATGCCTGCGAGGAGATTGCCAAGGATCCGGCGACCGCTGCCGAGTACACCTCGCGCGCCAACCTGGTGGCCGTGGTCACCAACGGTACCGCCGTGCTGGGCCTGGGCGACATCGGTCCGCTGGCCGGCAAGCCGGTGATGGAAGGCAAGGGCTGCCTGTTCAAGAAGTTCGCCGGCATCGACGTGTTCGACATCGAGCTCGACGCGCGCGACCCGGACAAGATCGTCGAGATCGTCGCCGCGCTGGAGCCCACGCTGGGCGGCGTGAACCTCGAGGACATCAAGGCGCCGGAATGCTTCTACATCGAGCAGAAGCTGCGCGAGCGCATGAACATTCCCGTCTTCCATGACGACCAGCACGGCACGGCCATCATCTCGACCGCGGCGCTGCTCAATGGCCTGAAGGTGGTCGGCAAGGACGTCGCCACGGTGAAGCTGGCCGTGTCGGGCGCCGGCGCGGCGGCCATCGCCTGCCTGGACACCATGGTGAGCCTGGGCGTGAAGCGCGAGAATATTTCGGTGGTGGACTCGAAGGGCGTGATCTATGTCGGCCGCGACGCCAACATGGAACCCAACAAGGCCCGCTACGCGCAGGACACCTCGGCCCGCACGCTGGCCGACATCGTCAAGGGCGCGGACGTGTTCCTGGGCTGCTCGACCGCCGGCGTGCTGACCGCCGAGATGGTCAAGACCATGGCCGACAAGCCCATCATCCTGGCGCTGGCCAACCCCGAGCCGGAAATCCGCCCGGAAGTGGCCAAGGCCGCGCGCCCGGACTGCATCATCGCCACCGGCCGTTCGGACTACCCGAACCAGGTCAACAACGTGCTGTGCTTCCCGTACATCTTCCGTGGCGCGCTCGATTGCGGCGCCACCAAGATCACGGAAGCGATGAAGCTGGCCTGCGTGAAGGCCATCGCCGAACTGGCCGAAGCGGAACTCAACGACGCAGTCGCCGCGGCCTACGGCGGCCGTGAACTGAAGTTCGGCCCCGACTACATCATCCCGACGCCGTTCGACCAGCGCCTGATCGAGAAGATTGCGCCGGCCGTGGCCAAGGCCGCGGAAGAGTCCGGCGTGGCCACGCGTCCGATCAAGGACCTGGACGCCTACCGCCAGCAGCTGTCGACCTACGTCTATCACACCGGCATGATCATGAAGCCGGTGTTCTCGGCCGCGAAGGCGTCGCCCAAGCGAGTCGCCTATGCCGAAGGCGAGGAAGAGCGCGTGCTGCGCGCGGTGCAGGGCGTGGTGGACGAAGGCCTGGCGCGCCCGACCCTGATCGGCCGTCCGCACGTGATCCAGATGCGCATCGAGAAGGCGGGCCTGCGCCTCAAGGCCGGGGTGGACTTCGACCTGGTCAACCCGGAAGAAGACCCGCGCTACCGCGCCTACCACGAGGCCTACCACGCGCTGCGCGGCCGCGACGGCGTCACGCCCGACATGGCCAAGGTGGCGCTGCGCCGCTCCAACACGCTGATCGGCACGATGCTGATGCACATGGGCGATGCCGATGCGCTGCTGTGCGGTACCGTGGGCCGTTTCGAGGCGCACCTGGAACACGTGCGCGACGTGATTGGCCTGGCGCCCGGCGCAAAGGTGTTTGCCGCGCTGAACGCGCTGATGCTCGAGAAGCACACACTGTTCATCACCGACGCCTTCGTCAACGAGGACCCGACCGCCGATGAACTCGCCGCGATCACGCAGCTGGCGGCGGAAGAAATCCGCCGCTTCGGCCTGCATCCGAAGGTCGCGCTGATGTCGCACTCGATGTTCGGTTCGTCGTCGCGTCCGTCGGCGCGCAAGATGCGCGAGGCCGCCGAGATCCTGGCCCGCGTGGCCCCGGACCTGGAAGTCGAAGGCGAGATGCAGGGCGATGCCGCGCTGGACGAGGACGTGCGCCGCCACTTCCTGCCGTCGACCAAGCTGGCCGGCAGCGCCAACCTGCTGGTGATGCCGACGCTGGACGCGGCCAACATCGCGTTCAACCTGCTCAAGATCACGGGCGGGCAGGGCGTGACGGTGGGCCCGATCCTGCTCGGCGCGGCCAAGCCGGTGCACATCCTGAACCCCCAGGCGACGACGCGCCGCATCGTCAATATGACCGCCGTCGCGGTGGCCGAGGCCAACGCCAGCGCCTTGCTGCGCTAA
- the puuE gene encoding allantoinase PuuE, which translates to MTKQNYPRDLIGYGARPPHARWPGGARVALQFVLNYEEGGENCVLHGDAASEQFLSEIVGAAAYPDRHMSMEGIYEYGSRAGVWRILREFERRGLPLTIFGVSMALQRHPELTRAFVELGHEIACHGWRWIHYQNIDEATEREHMRIGMQIIKELTGSMPLGWYTGRDSPNTRRLVVEHGGLLYDSDYYGDDLPFWTEVEVTGGEKKPHLVVPYTLDSNDMRFATPQGFNTGEQFFQYLKDAFDVLYEEGDPSGLDQPKMLSIGMHCRLLGRPGRFRALQRFLDYVQGHDKVWICRRVDIARHWATTHPYTSRNQA; encoded by the coding sequence ATGACAAAGCAGAACTATCCACGCGATCTCATCGGCTACGGCGCCCGGCCGCCGCACGCCCGCTGGCCTGGCGGCGCGCGCGTCGCCCTGCAGTTCGTCCTCAACTACGAAGAGGGCGGCGAGAACTGCGTCCTGCACGGCGATGCCGCATCCGAGCAGTTCCTCTCCGAAATCGTCGGCGCCGCGGCCTACCCCGACCGCCACATGAGCATGGAGGGGATCTACGAATACGGCTCGCGCGCGGGCGTCTGGCGCATCCTGCGCGAGTTCGAGCGCCGCGGCCTGCCGCTGACCATTTTCGGCGTGTCGATGGCGCTGCAGCGCCATCCGGAACTCACGCGCGCGTTTGTGGAGCTGGGCCATGAGATCGCCTGCCACGGCTGGCGCTGGATCCACTACCAGAACATTGATGAAGCCACCGAGCGCGAGCACATGCGCATCGGCATGCAGATCATCAAGGAGCTGACCGGCTCGATGCCGCTTGGCTGGTACACCGGCCGCGACAGCCCCAATACGCGCCGCCTGGTGGTGGAGCACGGCGGCCTGCTGTACGACTCGGACTACTACGGCGACGACCTGCCCTTCTGGACCGAAGTGGAAGTCACCGGCGGCGAGAAGAAGCCGCACCTCGTGGTGCCCTACACGCTCGACTCCAACGACATGCGCTTCGCCACGCCGCAGGGCTTCAATACGGGCGAGCAGTTTTTCCAGTACCTGAAGGATGCCTTCGACGTGCTGTACGAAGAAGGCGACCCCAGCGGCCTGGACCAGCCCAAGATGCTGTCGATCGGCATGCATTGCCGCCTGCTGGGCCGCCCGGGGCGCTTCCGCGCGCTGCAGCGCTTCCTCGACTATGTGCAGGGCCACGACAAGGTGTGGATCTGCCGGCGTGTCGATATCGCCCGCCACTGGGCCACGACCCACCCCTACACTTCCCGCAACCAAGCATGA
- a CDS encoding nucleobase:cation symporter-2 family protein: protein MTSASTTVPTDLTNERLPSGRLLALGLQHVLVMYAGTVAVPLIIGGALKLPKDQLAFLINADLFAAGLATLIQAFGFWKFGIRMPVMMGVTFASVAPMIAIGSDPNIGLLGIYGAVIASGVFGILVAPLMGRMLGLFPPVVTGTVITLIGVSLMRVGINWAAGGQPTTRAVIDGVVKEVPNLAYGDLSSLGIAGLTLAIILLLTKYGRGLVANCAVLLGIIAGTLVAMAMGKVSFEGLDEASFVAVITPLHFGIPTFEVSAILSMCIVMLITLVESTGMFLALSDITGKKLSNEELTRGLRADGLGTVIGGVFNTFPYTSFSQNVGLVTVTGVRSRYVAAAGGIILIAFGLFPKMAHVVASVPQFVLGGAGIVMFGMVAATGIRILGSCDFNRNRHNLFIVAIAIGFGMIPTLAPTFFQYLPKWTVPFTHSGIVLGTIVAVALNLFYNGIQSREEAMRNAAANSHGTE from the coding sequence ATGACTTCCGCAAGCACCACGGTCCCGACGGACCTGACCAACGAGCGTTTGCCCTCCGGGCGCCTGCTCGCACTCGGACTGCAGCATGTGCTGGTGATGTATGCCGGAACCGTCGCTGTCCCCCTGATCATCGGTGGCGCGCTGAAGCTGCCCAAGGACCAGCTGGCTTTCCTGATCAACGCGGACCTGTTCGCCGCCGGCCTGGCCACGCTGATCCAGGCCTTCGGCTTCTGGAAGTTCGGCATCCGCATGCCCGTGATGATGGGCGTGACCTTTGCCTCGGTGGCGCCGATGATCGCCATCGGCTCCGACCCGAACATCGGCCTGCTTGGCATCTATGGCGCGGTGATCGCCTCGGGCGTGTTCGGCATTCTGGTCGCACCGTTGATGGGCCGCATGCTTGGCTTGTTTCCGCCCGTGGTCACTGGCACCGTGATCACGCTGATCGGCGTGTCGCTGATGCGCGTGGGCATCAACTGGGCGGCCGGCGGCCAGCCGACCACGCGTGCGGTGATCGACGGCGTGGTCAAGGAAGTCCCCAACCTGGCCTACGGCGACCTGAGCAGCCTCGGCATTGCAGGGCTCACGCTGGCGATCATCCTGCTGCTGACCAAGTACGGCCGCGGCCTGGTGGCCAACTGCGCGGTGCTGCTCGGCATCATCGCCGGCACGCTGGTGGCCATGGCCATGGGCAAGGTCTCGTTCGAGGGCCTGGACGAAGCGAGCTTCGTTGCCGTCATCACGCCGCTGCACTTCGGCATCCCGACCTTCGAAGTGAGCGCGATCCTGTCGATGTGCATCGTCATGCTGATCACGCTGGTGGAATCGACCGGCATGTTCCTGGCGCTGTCGGACATCACCGGCAAGAAGCTCAGCAACGAAGAGCTGACCCGCGGCCTGCGCGCCGACGGCCTGGGCACGGTGATCGGCGGCGTCTTCAACACCTTCCCGTACACCTCGTTCTCGCAGAACGTGGGCCTGGTGACCGTGACCGGCGTGCGCTCGCGCTATGTGGCGGCGGCCGGCGGCATCATCCTGATCGCGTTCGGCCTGTTCCCCAAGATGGCGCACGTGGTGGCATCGGTGCCGCAGTTCGTGCTCGGCGGTGCCGGCATCGTGATGTTCGGCATGGTGGCCGCCACCGGCATCCGCATCCTGGGCAGCTGCGATTTCAACCGCAACCGCCACAACCTGTTCATCGTCGCCATCGCGATCGGCTTCGGCATGATCCCGACCCTGGCGCCGACGTTCTTCCAGTACCTGCCGAAGTGGACGGTCCCGTTCACCCACAGCGGGATCGTGCTCGGCACCATCGTGGCCGTGGCACTGAACCTCTTCTACAACGGCATCCAGTCGCGCGAAGAGGCCATGCGCAACGCGGCCGCGAATTCGCACGGCACGGAGTAA